The DNA sequence CTATCGTCCCTATTTCAGGTAGTAATGATGGTTCTTTTATTGTTAATTATCAGGAGAATACTTCTGAAAATTTCCGAACGGCTGCGATTACAATAATTGGTGGAAATTTAACAAGAACTGTAAACTTAACGCAAGATGGTCAACCAGCAAATTATATTGAATTAAATCCAGATTCTATATCTGTTGATTTTAATTCTGGCGAAATTAATTTAAACATAGTATCAAATATAAATTGGTCAATATCGAGCAATGCAGATTGGGTTACAATTTTACCTTCAGATAGCTTTGGAAATGCGTCTGTTAAAATATCATATCTAAAAAATAATAGTAGTAATGAAAGAACTGCATTAATTACCGTTTTCAATGGAGAAATTAGTAAAACGACGAAGATTGTACAGGTTGGTGCAAATTATTTTATTAACCTTTACCCTTCATTTTGGGAAGTAGCTAATAAGCATGGAGAAGTTAGTTTTTATATTGAATCCAATCATCCTTGGCAATTAAATTTTAATTCTGAATGGATAACAACTTCAATAAATGGGGCAGAAGGTGAAGCATCATTGATTGTTAATTTTAGTGCTAATACTGATACGAGTAAAAGAGTTGGAGTAATTCACATAGAAAGTGAATTTCTTTCAGATTCAATAAGAGTAATTCAAAATGGAGCAAATCCTATTGAAGTTTTGGCTACAGGCAATCCAACCGATGGAGGTACTATTATTGGTGACGGAATTTATGGTGAAGGATCGCAAGCAAGTATAACGGCAACTCCAAATACCGGATGGAAATTTGATAATTGGACAGAAAATGGTTCAATTGTTAGCACTGATTCGGTTTTTGTATTCAAAGTTATTGCAAAAAAAGAAATCGTTGCTAATTTTAGCCCATTAACAGATATCGTTTATAATGATATTCCTGAAGAATATAACTTAATGCAAAACTATCCCAATCCGTTTAATCCCTCAACATCAATTAGTTTTAGTTTACCGGAAAATTCTAAAGTAATTTTATCAGTATATAATCTATTAGGACAAAAATTACTAGAAATTGATAATAAAAATTACTCAACAGGAAATCATTCAATTGATTTTGATGGTTCAAAATTGACAAGTGGAGTTTATTTATATACAATTCAGGCGATTGGAGCAAGTGGAAAAAATTATCAAAATACTAAAAAAATGATTCTGCTAAAGTAAAATATTCTTATTTAGAAGGATGATTATTAAATCATCCTTCTAAATAAACTTAACCTATATCTATATCAAAACTATTCCCTGATAAATCAAATAAACTGCAATTCCCAAAAGAAAAATTCCTAAAGACTTTATCATTCCATTCAACCATTCTATTTTTAATTTCTCTTTATATTTAATCAAAAATTTTGAGAGAAAATAAAACCAAATAAAACTTCCTACTCCAACCATAAATGCATAAGCAATACTTAAAATTAACGATGGCAATGATTTCCTTGTAATTATTGCGGTCTCGCCATTTGGCTGAAAATTATACTTTTCCAAACTTTCTAATTTCTTGCCAGTTATTTCTTCAAGCGAAATTACATTATCGTACATTAAAATATCTAATCCGCCGGTGTTTAATCCAATTGAAGATGCAAAAGAAAGCAGCAGAAATGAAGATGTGAACCATCCAAGAAATAAGGAAGGATTTGTAAGATTTAAAATTAATCCGGTTCTAAATCCGCCGGATGTATTTATTTTTTTTTCAGCATCATCAGATTTTCTTAATTGATCTATCTTTAATTTGGTTCTAAGAATTTTTACCGCAACGTAAATTAAGAAAACGGATCCGACAATTAAAATAATTGGTATTGCGGTATGATAATAATTATATAAAGAAGTTAAACCGTAAACCGCAATAAAAACATAAAGAAATTCTATTAATGCACCTCCCAAAGCTAAACGCAAACAATATCTAAGTTTATTATTTAGCGCGTTTGATGTAACTAAAATGCTGATTGGCCCGGCAATAGGAACCGAAAAAAAGAAACCCGCAAATAATCCCAAGCCAATTATTACAAATAAACTTTCTGTCATTAAATTTTATTTTAATTTTAGTGATATTAGAAATTTAATTTAGTAAATGAATTTGTGAATACAAAAAGTAAATTTTATGCAGAAATTCAAAAGTTTGTTTTAAGATTTAGAATATTTTTTTGGATATTCAAATAAAATTTGTTCTCCGGATTTTCCATCAATTTTTTTCCAAGTATCTAAGTCAAAATTTATTTGAACGAAACCGCTCGTTGGAATATTTTCAATAAATTTATCTGATAAATAATTTGAAATTTGTGTAAAAGTTGGATTGTGTCCAAAAAACATTATAGATTCTATTTCATCCGATAATGAATAAATAATTCGCATCAAATCAGAAACTACTGCATGATATATTTTTTCTTCCCTCACTATTTTTTGCAAATTAAAATTTAAATATTGGGCAACAATTTCTGCGGTTGTAATTGCTCGTAAAGCCGGGCTTGTAAAAATTTGCTGCGGTATTTTAATTATTTTTGCTAAAAGATTTCCCATAAAGGGAGCATCTCTTAATCCTCTCTCATTTAAAGGTCTATCAAAATCTGAAAGTAATCTGTTTTCCCAGCTTGATTTTGAATGGCGCATCAAATAAAGTGTTTTCAAATCAATATCCGTATTTATTTTTCCGAAAGTAATTTATATTCTTGAAAAAGTTTTTTTAGATTTATTTGTTTCTGTTTTTCAAAAATTTCTTTCCCAATATTTGTATAGAAATTTGTTTGAATAACAAAATCCATATTTTTTTTAATCCATTCTATGTCAGAAAAGGTTTTATTTTTTCTCAATTCAATTTCTTTTTTTAATAAAATGCTTTTTTCAAAAAAATTTTCTGATCCAACATGACTAACATCTGCATCGCAAATAATTTCTTCCAACAAATTTTTCGGATTGTGAGGAATGGCAGTAACCCTAATGCAATCAACAATTATTTGAATTTCAGATTCCGAAATTTCATAATTGCTTAAAAATTCTTTAGCATAATTTGCGCCTAATTCTTCGTGACCTTCCCAAACTTTTATATGCCCAATATCATGAAACCAAGCAGAAATAGTAATTAATTGAATGTCATTTTCATTTAGAGAATTTGCTTTTGCAATTAATTTTACTGCTTCAACAACTTCAATTATATGATTTATATCATGATAAACATTTTCCGGCGGATTATTTTTTTCA is a window from the Ignavibacteriota bacterium genome containing:
- a CDS encoding HD domain-containing protein — translated: MNIQLISDHIYDYYEKNNPPENVYHDINHIIEVVEAVKLIAKANSLNENDIQLITISAWFHDIGHIKVWEGHEELGANYAKEFLSNYEISESEIQIIVDCIRVTAIPHNPKNLLEEIICDADVSHVGSENFFEKSILLKKEIELRKNKTFSDIEWIKKNMDFVIQTNFYTNIGKEIFEKQKQINLKKLFQEYKLLSEK
- a CDS encoding histidine phosphatase family protein, which gives rise to MKTLYLMRHSKSSWENRLLSDFDRPLNERGLRDAPFMGNLLAKIIKIPQQIFTSPALRAITTAEIVAQYLNFNLQKIVREEKIYHAVVSDLMRIIYSLSDEIESIMFFGHNPTFTQISNYLSDKFIENIPTSGFVQINFDLDTWKKIDGKSGEQILFEYPKKYSKS
- a CDS encoding LysE family transporter, with the translated sequence MTESLFVIIGLGLFAGFFFSVPIAGPISILVTSNALNNKLRYCLRLALGGALIEFLYVFIAVYGLTSLYNYYHTAIPIILIVGSVFLIYVAVKILRTKLKIDQLRKSDDAEKKINTSGGFRTGLILNLTNPSLFLGWFTSSFLLLSFASSIGLNTGGLDILMYDNVISLEEITGKKLESLEKYNFQPNGETAIITRKSLPSLILSIAYAFMVGVGSFIWFYFLSKFLIKYKEKLKIEWLNGMIKSLGIFLLGIAVYLIYQGIVLI
- a CDS encoding T9SS type A sorting domain-containing protein; translation: MKTIKYLFFIIVILNVKLFTQTTIFEDPLTGSTTYGTSVGGTFTSEGYKPGKGTGHILYILPYEVPNGYIEFQIKGFTASAIEDAEGDADNGFFGMYDGRGISEPILYFDDFKTNFFRWNFHYRQNKNAFKSVIQCAAPTPERLNATKAVFGYTSEGLIAKDWGEEPTGLNYVTNLTSWYTVKAEWKDKKFTITINGTVVWSVNDGIYDYVPKDHRIWLGSAPGVGDKYTNSVPGIIYRNFKAVTYGAVVDPDSLTITPQNQNVSFSSGQISYTVESNVNWTINENSDWLSIVPISGSNDGSFIVNYQENTSENFRTAAITIIGGNLTRTVNLTQDGQPANYIELNPDSISVDFNSGEINLNIVSNINWSISSNADWVTILPSDSFGNASVKISYLKNNSSNERTALITVFNGEISKTTKIVQVGANYFINLYPSFWEVANKHGEVSFYIESNHPWQLNFNSEWITTSINGAEGEASLIVNFSANTDTSKRVGVIHIESEFLSDSIRVIQNGANPIEVLATGNPTDGGTIIGDGIYGEGSQASITATPNTGWKFDNWTENGSIVSTDSVFVFKVIAKKEIVANFSPLTDIVYNDIPEEYNLMQNYPNPFNPSTSISFSLPENSKVILSVYNLLGQKLLEIDNKNYSTGNHSIDFDGSKLTSGVYLYTIQAIGASGKNYQNTKKMILLK